A window of Garra rufa chromosome 6, GarRuf1.0, whole genome shotgun sequence genomic DNA:
TCAcggaatcttgtttctcacagtctgagtgTCCTTTCAGgggcttttttgcaaattccaagtgtgtttttatgtttcttcactgaggagaggattgagtatTGCCaaaccaccataaagcccagattggtgaaaTATTGCAGTGGTGTTTGTCCTTCAGTAAGTTTCTCCagtctgcatatatgatcataaagctcaactagagtggccatcagcttcttggtcaccactctagcccaggtccttctccatcaaatactcagtttggccaggaggccagctctaggaagagtcatggttgtttcgaacttcttccattaagggtaacagagactatgcttctgtgaaccttcaatgcagtggattttttctgaactcctccccagatgtgtggcttgatgcaatcctatctctgagctctacaggcgtttttttttttttacctcggggcttggtttttgctctgatatgcattttcagctgttaaaccttttattaagacatgtgtgcctttcAAAAACATACCCATTCtactgaatttgccacaggttaacttcactcgaagtgtagtaagatctacaagcaatatgaatgctcctgaactaaatttcaactgtcccagatagggtgtgaatacttatgcaatggaatcattttttttttatacattttcaaagatgttaaaaacctgtttgttttttttgccataatggtgtatggagtgtagattgatttgGGGTAAAAAGTAAtttagcagtttaacataaggcagcaacataacaaaatgcggaaaaaaattaaggggtatgaatactgaatactgtaaataaataatggaaaatataaaagttGCGCAGTAGTTGTCTCCAAAAACGAATGGAAAGAAAGAGGTTAAATAGATGGTAATATATGTGCAAAAAGAGTTTAGTCTAACTAGATCAAACATTTCACTTTATTGTTTTTAACAATcagcagaataataataaactactGTTATGAATAGTTATTTCACAGTCAGCAAACATACTTTCGTTAGTTATTTAGTTGAACTTATTAATTTAGCAAACCTATTTTTCATCCTCCAAGTAGATAcatgcatgatatgaacttggctttattgaaaatatttttgtgcTTTAAAAGTGATAGGGTTTCTATGAATCTTGTTAGATCTATATTACATAGATACTGTAAATATTTTCAGTGCTACAATAATAAGTACAACATGTTCCAGCATTACTATTGAACTTCCTGCTTAAATCAACATTTTGTGTTTATAGTTGAGAATGATTTGTGTGATACATTGTTTCATATTGTTACTGAGAGTGTGTTGCACTAGCTGGATTGGGGAAAAaatatttgctgttttttttctgagaatgtgTATGTGCTTTTGTTAAGCCCTGTAGTATTGTACAATAAGTCTGTGCAATGCCTGATAGCAGGATGCTTGATATCACTGAACACAGAGAGATCAGCAATCCTAATAACATATCTCTACACAGTCATGTCAACAAACCACAGAATGAGACAAAGGGGCACAAACACACAACTCTGCAAATACACTACTATACACATTTACACCTTAGTATACACATTTGATAACAAACCTCAATAAACAACATGCCAGCTCAAGCAGAAAATGTGCTTTCTTTTTTCTCTGCTGACGGAGAGATGTACAGATACAAAAATACACTCAAAGACTTTTAAAGGTTGTGACAGGGCACAGATGACAGATGTACACATACAAGTGTAAATGCCAGATTAAAACTATGTCACTTGTATGGGCACCAAAGCTTGGAGCATGTGCATTAATCTTTAGCTCatggtttaaagggatagtttactcaaaaataaaaattctgtcattaattattcaccctcatgtcgttccaaacccgtaagttctttgtttatcttcagagcacaaattaagatatttttgatgaaatctgagacctTTCTGAGCCTGCATGAACAGCAACATAACTActacgtttaaggcccagaaagttagtgaCGACATCATTAAAATGGTCTATTTAATCAGaggtttaaccgtaatgttataaagctgcAAGAATACCCTTTGTGCGCTAAGAAAAATACTAGTACTGAATGCAtgttgaagactgacatggaaaagaagaaattgttgaataaagtcatttttgttttccttgcacATAAAATGTATTCTAGTAGCTTATAAAAAAATTGCAGTTGAACTACTGGTGCCACATTGAatatttctgggccttgaacatggtagttgcattgctgtctatgcagggtcagaaagctcttggatttcatcaaaaatattttaatttgtgttccgaagatgaacagagGTCTTATAAAtagggtttgaaacgacatgagggtaattaatgacagaatttttattttggggtgaaccatTTCTTTAAGCATGAAATTAAAAGTgtatttttgtgattttgttATAGATATGGAATGACTACAAGCTGAAGTGGTCACCAGCAGAGTTTGATGGAATTGAGTTCATCAGAGTCCCATCAAATAAAATCTGGAGGCCTGACATTGTACTTTACAACAAGTGAGTCAAGAATTCACTTCTATGAATTTACATTTATAGTAATTCTAGTGATATTTTCAAGGTCCTTTTTTATTTGGAGCCAAATGAACATGGTCAGAGCTAGCAGtctgagaaaataaaatatgaatgcaCCAACAGTCATAACATTCATATGTTCTTTTTCTGACACAGTGCCGTTGGGGACTTCTTGGTGGAGGACAAAACCAAAGCTCTTTTGAAATTCGATGGAACCATCACTTGGGTCCCTCCTGCAATCTTTAAATCATCCTGCCCTATGGACATCACTTACTTCCCCTTTGACTATCAGAATTGCTCTATGAAGTTTGGTTCCTGGACTTACGATAAGGCCAAGATTGACCTGGTCCTTATTGGCTCGAAGGTAAACCTCAAAGACTTCTGGGAGAGTGGAGAGTGGGAGATTATTGATGCACCCGGTTATAAGCACGACATCAAGTACAACTGCTGTGAAGAGATCTACCCAGACATAACCTACAGTTTTTACATACGGCGACTACCCCTCTTTTACACTATCAACCTTATTATCCCCTGCCTCCTCATCTCCTTTCTAACAGTACTCGTCTTCTATCTTCCATCAGACTGTGGTGAGAAAGTGACATTGTGCATCTCAGTACTCCTTTCTCTCACTGTGTTCCTTCTTGTCATTACGGAAACCATCCCGTCCACCTCACTCGTGATCCCTCTGATAGGCGAGTACCTTCTCTTCaccatgattttcgtcaccctcTCCATTGTCATCACCGTCtttgtattgaatgtgcactaTCGCACCCCTATGACCCACACTATGCCTAGCTGGGTCCGTACCGTCTTCCTCCGAGCTTTACCCCGCATTATGCTCATGCGCCGGCCTCTCGATCTATCAGAGTCCTCTGGAAAAGGAGGACTGGAaagtgggggctcgtccgggactGGAGCAGGACGAGAGGGCAAGAAGAGGAAAAACAGTGGATCTCAACAGGGAGCAATGAACTCTTTGGAATTTGGAGAGGGGAAAGCAGCATTAGAAGGAAAGAAAGGAGGATGCCCATGCCACCCGATGAAAGAGGCAACTGAGGGGGATTGTGGGAAAGTGAGTCGTCAGTTGAGTCCACAGGCTATTAACACAGTTGTGGCTTTCTCTGTGGTGTCACCGGAGATCAAACAGGCTATTGAAAGTGTGAAATACATTGCTGAGAACATGAGGAGCCGCAACAAAGCCAAAGAGGTAAAGTGGTTCCCATTCAGTCAATCCACTCAGTATAACACATTGACTATAAGAAATTGTGCTTTCTGGATAAACGCAATGCCAAAATTATTATTCCTTGACATGAAATTTGGATCCACATGCAAAAGAGATTTTCTGTCACAGCAGAGATTGTTCACGGTCGTGTCAGCTGGGCAGAAACTGCACTTCTGTGCCTGCTTGGGCTGATGGCCCCGATAATAGCAGAAGTCAAATTAGGCTTCATGTTTTTTCCAGCCATCTGTGTATATCCTGTTCACCGGATGGTGGGAGTGACATATCTAGGCCCATGGAAAGAGCTCTTTTTACAAAGGGAGTTTCATTTGGCAGGATTCTGTTTTGCCGAATGGTGAACCATGTGCAATGTAATGTCTACTAGAGGGCTGTGACTAGTTGCAAAAGCTACACTCCCTAGAATTACTGGAGGCCTTTGTCTCCAATTATACAGTTTCACTTTAAACAGAGAGGTCCGCATGTTCTGATGAGAACAGACAACACAACTTTAAGTCTTTCATAAAGGTTCATTAGAAAATACATGCttctacatacatttctgcaaaactgaaaaaaaaaactgatgcttttgaacgttgtcatcacatatacagcttcatatgtttgagttttctaattcagtaggtttgcttggtagctcacgAGATACGCCGTTGCATCTGAGCGATGAAGATCTCCGGTAAAACtctgacaaaacagctcaaatctgcatAAGAAAATTAAAATACCACGTTTGCATCAACATAGCAGTCTTTGTTGGAAGTTGACCTAAAATTGGTTAAGaggctgtatctcagccaaacttTGATCAACTGAAATTCAACTCGGTATGCTGCATCAACACCATGACctgagggtccatgccaaagttgggaacagCGCCACCTACGGGTCATTAAAATAGCACGGTTGcataaacaaatgcatttttatatcacttttgcatttgttatcACTATTGGTTAAATTTTGGGTTgagtttggtgtaggggatatttccaacacaatCGAGCATTAACTccctggatatttgaattctaAACAACCGCAGTAATAAAAACGCAACAGTGCGTACCTGTGTTAGCGGAATAAAAACGTCATgtattgaacgtgtgttttagtgccactctttgaacatttcacattgaaaatgacacgaaacgtgcagtaaggtacataattacagtgttgcagaaatgtttgaagaggcacatatttccaatgagcctgggttggctAAAGGGTGCCACTGCGCCAAGCAGGGGAAGACCACTTTTCCTATAGAGGACCCTGTGTCAGGGAATGGAATCTTCAAGGGTTTACATAGATATCCTATGCCAGTATAGGTCTCTAAGAATTGCATGGAATCGCCAGGTGTACTATGTTTTTATCCAAAACAGATCTGCATGCTTCGCTAGGAAAAGATGGATCCATGCAGCAGTGGCCCAAGGCTATTCATTTAGCCATTGTCAAAAACATGGTATGCTGACATCATCAAACTTCTAGTAGAACAGCCTTGGTGTTTCCTATTTGCGAACAGATCTACTCAGCCAACCAAAAGGGAAATTAATGCATCCCTGACTAGAGCTGTGGGCTTTGAGGTCAGTGTTGTGGGCTCAGTGTTGTTTCAACAGTTCATAATGGTAGAGTCTGCATTTTATAATTCTGAAAGTCTAGCAGAACTTTTAGAATGCCGTAAGGAAATCTGTGGGGTTCCCTTGAGAGATCTGCAGTGCATCAGATTTAACTATTCAACTATATGTCTAAGACCTTTCCAATTGTTTGATCAACTCTTTGTCAGTTTTGCCCAGCCAGCTTATTGTACAGTGCAGCCTGAGAAACGTGTCTCTTACTGGATTGTGGAGGCTATCTCTTGGCATGTAACAGCCTGAGGGAGCGCACAGTCATTCAACTCGTGGGATGGCTGTTTCTGAGCTGTCGTATTAATTCCTGTTCTATATTTGCTAGATTCATTGGGCGTGAGTATTGGTCCTGTAGTCAATGTGTTGCACAGAGCAGAGCAACTATATATAACTATGAATACATAACAACTGTCCCAGAAGCAGGGGGAGAACAATGTTCAACACATCACAGCCCCTCTCTACCTTAGCTACCGTGAAGCACCTCCTTAAACAATAGGAATGGTGTATAAAGCAGTATTTGTATTACTGTCTGGTGGATGTAACTATCTGGTCACTGTGTGTTAGTGGCTTTTTTTGCATGCGTTTCTGGTCTGATTTCCAATAGTCAATGTGTTGTACCTTGTTTCCTTCTGGGAAAAGTAATTATTTGCTTAAACCAAACagtgaaaattctgtaattaataactcatcctcatgctgttccaaacccaaCGCAACCACATTCAAGGGCCAGAGGGcgagtaaggacattgttaaaatagtccaagtgacatcaaggttcaactttaattttatgaagctatgataatactttttgtgcgcaaaataatataaacaaaaataacgactttattcaacaatttcttctcttctgtgtcagttgaTGCACATTAATGAGAGTATCACGATGATGACGATGCAAAGACTGATAGGCTCATGATCTTCGGACTGAGCTGCATAGAAATTAATGAACAGATTTTTGGTATATTTATCTTTGTTCAAAAGTCACAACATCACAGCTTGTGGAAGTTGACCTAAAATTGGTTAAGaggctgtatctcagccaaactttgatcaattgaaattaaacTCGGTATGCTGCATCAACACCATGACctgagggtccatgccaaagttgggaacagCGCCACCTACGGGTCATGACATACCAGGAATagacatttttgcttataacttttgatcacttaagccgcttttccactatcgggccgaaatGTTCTTAGAACGGTCGAGTacggttccagttgtgtttccacctgagcctgatACGGCACGGCGCaattacaaaccgttctcggcccggaattcgGTCTAACCGTGCTGAGCTGGGCTGGTAAAATGCATGCATGATGCCGCCactctgttgcctggctaccagtttctctatggctgaGCGGAAGCGCAGTAAACggatacggtaaatataaataaaaatgacactttggtctgtgaatgaaacatttgctctaactgatatttgggcagaaagaaaaattcaacaacagctcgagggtgcaaagagaaattaaaaggtttttttaaattatagcgcagtgtcttgcagagaagggcattaagaaaagttcaaaacaatgccgggaaaaaataaaaaaacaactcaaacatacatatcgcgtccaaaaagacaataacagtagaagcggggctgcCAAAAAACAGTTACCAAGGCAACAactgacgcatttgtatttacattccaaagagtttCAATATGTTTTTAACTATTTGCCATATCAGCACAAAGATTAGTAGGCATCATCGACAGCATGTCCCAAAGGTACCTGAAAAGTTTGAACACAGCGCCACCTGTTCGGATCTGTGTTTTGTCCATAATTAGAACGGCCGCATCTGAGGCAGTAAATTAATCACattacattttaatcattttactgGTTATACAGTTTATTGTATCTATATGGGCGCTCAGTTGTTCTTGTTGTTCAATACATTTGGCCAAAATCTCATGATATCTATGCACAggatatttaaaatgtacaaaagtaTTGGCTACAACTAGACGGCAAATGCTAAGACACTTCTGTGccattcaaacacacaaaaacattacCCTTTATAGACAGTGTTTCTTGAGCAAAGAAAACACTGTACTTATTCAAAcatcagttcccttccgggaactcgagccgcgtctagaaacgctatggggaacgccattggcgggccgcactctgaatcatgtctacaaccaatgaaatgacgggagtgacgtcacaggcgcggtgacgtcatcgaccaggaagtataaagcacgtgcgtttgaagcccgcggcagcttttgtcattcagcgagagcgctctgtgtctgtgtctgtcccggtcatactgctgttttttcgtgccagtttgcacgacttttatttgagtagtatgacctttaaaatgcaaccatgggggaaagaagtgttacgaaactaggcggtacaagcagccacaagcatagtgtgttcctccctgccaatgcttcattgctggtggggatacacacagtcgatgtgcggtctgcttgagtgtagagcacgcacagtcagccctcgaaaaggctgactgtccacagtgtgagcataaaaatctccactgcgggtgctccacagaaggctctcttcgaggagggagccttcgccagcgtttctcgcgggtctggccccgcttccgccgaggcggagcggttgctgcacacgctgggatcgcggctcgatctattagagggacgggagacgggtgtttaaaaataccctatctctTCTCCTATCtcgtggatcggtaaaccttatACTGgataggaagcccgcaatgcggttacttccctccagaaaaggttttcaacgctttccatatcttcctccgaggaggtcgatgtgaagtgcgttgtcaaaagtattcaaccgccccccctgatcgcctcagtatgatgagctggtggttgtgctgactaatgcattagctaaataagcagtatgagccgcagaaaagcaaatgttatgcttcctgcggactaagtcagcacttccaaacggagctttccGTCCTTCTCAAACTAAGAAGCTAGATGATACCGCGGGTTGGACAGACGCTATCTGCTATCTGTcgcccagtctggcatcatccttgaaggctccgtctttgctttccaagCCGCCTAAATAAAATTTCAGGCTTGATCAGCAAATATATACGTCTGGGGTTCTTGACGGGAAAAataaccccagccgtgtaccagctcctcacatagaggctcataataggagcattgcagcccgtttccctccggtgacacctagagggcgggattagcaacactcctgaccgggggcttcctGGACTGAGCACGGTCCGAGGATCGTGCTTCGGTCTAAAAAGCCCTTGGACCTAACGGCCCGACTTTAATAAAAAGAATATATTTACatagggccgatgagggcagcccctctccgGGAGATTTGTGGTGCACCATAGAAAAACACGGTGACCACATCTTCTCGGGCCCTCAGGAGATATGTCGGTGAACCCCGCCAGTATTATAGggtgcggcaatctcccgcgaacatcattctctagctcttccgcccggaaacgtagcggtcCTAGGGAGTTcccaacccccacgggggtcttcagAGAGACTAGTTCAGGATTATCCTGCCAGCACGCTGTTACAGGTCCCTGAACTAGTCCCTCAAACAAAcccagaggccagtctcgagagactggttcccttagtagattgttcggcagcgtggaaactactgccgaatgtctccacatgggtcctgcgcactgtagagaaagggtactgcattcagttcggcgccaagccgccacctttcagcggggtattcccaactctggtgagccccgagcagggtctggtaatggaacaaggaGTAGAAACTCTATTAAtggaggaggccatcgaggtggtccctcctcaagacggtgtatccgggttctacagccggtacttccaagaaggatggagggctccggcccatattagatctcaggcaactgaaccactcagtaaagaaactgaagttcagaatgctcactatCAAGCATGTAGTGTcaacaaatcaggtccgaggactggtttgtcacgatagatctaaaagacgcatactttcacgtctccatccttcctcaacacaggaagttccttaGGTTCGCTtttaggggcaaagcttaccgaTACAGGGTACTTCCtctcggcctagctctctctccccacactttcacaaagtgtgtggatgctgctctggctcctctgcgactccagggcatccgcatactcaactacatagacgactggctcatcctagccagc
This region includes:
- the chrna6 gene encoding neuronal acetylcholine receptor subunit alpha-6; translated protein: MNSAGRVTLFFLLIVLVTQDCFSSKGEDRLFRRLFRRYNQFIRPVENVSDPVTVEFEVSISQLVKVDEVNQIMETNLWLRHIWNDYKLKWSPAEFDGIEFIRVPSNKIWRPDIVLYNNAVGDFLVEDKTKALLKFDGTITWVPPAIFKSSCPMDITYFPFDYQNCSMKFGSWTYDKAKIDLVLIGSKVNLKDFWESGEWEIIDAPGYKHDIKYNCCEEIYPDITYSFYIRRLPLFYTINLIIPCLLISFLTVLVFYLPSDCGEKVTLCISVLLSLTVFLLVITETIPSTSLVIPLIGEYLLFTMIFVTLSIVITVFVLNVHYRTPMTHTMPSWVRTVFLRALPRIMLMRRPLDLSESSGKGGLESGGSSGTGAGREGKKRKNSGSQQGAMNSLEFGEGKAALEGKKGGCPCHPMKEATEGDCGKVSRQLSPQAINTVVAFSVVSPEIKQAIESVKYIAENMRSRNKAKEVEDDWKYVAMVIDRIFLWVFVLVCVLGTIGLFLQPLIGFFS